Proteins encoded in a region of the Maniola jurtina chromosome 12, ilManJurt1.1, whole genome shotgun sequence genome:
- the LOC123870213 gene encoding beclin-1-like protein A isoform X1, translated as MISSIISRLVILVFGTLYPAYASYKAVRTKNLKEYVKWMMYWIVFALFTCTETFTDVFLSWFPFYYEVKIVLVLWLLSPATKGSSILYRKFVHPALCRREQEIDEYIAKAKDQGYHTVLNLGTKGVNYATTVIMQTAIKGGGGLVQQLRKSYSLSDLSECEPREERGSDEADDVLAEPRLIRRAVKSGYATRRSASESNNRSPIYFPEVDVDVRNTRSRMDEPDFSHIKSTEDISSGYSSAENSASLTRTASVGASRSRARTTRTTVTTIKRPQAAEDDHIIIEEPQENDIFDYTNMPPLVNFTSPLLVSQTDPPFIYQYVGNQIKIIKLLSNYPQNIDFNNQNDNSDNRDQKEACEENSPSLKEINKMPNDTSKTDVNLTDKDIHTDIPVKIQSKDNDYKNITESKNTESSKDNESGISLEERCTPEIKSNSTEINDQHQSKSDDNNITEEFIDATLENNNKPETNVLYNIVNDNSESKSIDSNITEEFNDATTRDITMDISVTNDYDSAESDSEGSFGTPVSTPKSGRKANKGKYGKNKAPPPPLKPDETIPQNSNDDKAISLDNLHNLVASNEDQIQNITKSEKQEINTDSVNFTNAQGAFVIVNEMSEVCIEQKNLDPVSVNDPRQKSKSPMRHSKGSSAFGKLLQLPGKLAFWHKTDDKNTDNDNVSDASDASRKSSLENITDVFQSCSNLNLTSSNESLIQITEVLDKGDNSCGDNISNDISLKSDALQKVIDAKLEEIHPEYKFVPLHDEIPTTSKSTDV; from the exons ATTGGTATTTGGAACTCTCTACCCGGCGTATGCTTCATATAAAGCTGTGCGGACGAAGAATCTAAAAGAATAC GTAAAATGGATGATGTACTGGATCGTATTCGCCCTGTTCACATGCACGGAGACCTTCACAGACGTGTTTCTCTCGTGGTTCCCTTTCTACTACGAAGTGAAGATAGTGCTGGTACTGTGGCTCCTGTCCCCGGCCACGAAGGGATCCTCGATTCTCTACAGAAAGTTTGTTCATCCCGCGCTCTGCAGGAGAGAACAG GAGATCGATGAGTACATAGCGAAGGCCAAAGACCAGGGTTACCACACTGTGCTCAATTTGGGCACCAAAGGCGTCAACTATGCCACTACCGTTATCATGCAGACGGCGATTAAA GGCGGCGGTGGTCTAGTACAGCAGTTGCGCAAGAGCTACAGTCTGTCCGACCTGAGCGAGTGCGAGCCGCGGGAAGAGCGCGGCTCCGACGAGGCCGACGACGTACTCGCCGAGCCGAGGCTTATCCGGCGAGCTGTCAAGAG CGGATACGCGACTCGGAGGAGTGCGTCGGAGTCCAACAACCGCTCGCCCATTTACTTCCCAGAAGTGGACGTGGACGTGCGCAACACGCGCAGTCGCATGGACGAACCTGACTTTAG tCATATAAAATCAACGGAGGACATAAGCTCGGGCTACTCGAGTGCAGAGAACTCTGCCTCGCTCACGCGCACTGCGTCAGTCGGTGCGTCTCGCTCTCGCGCGCGCACCACTCGTACCACCGTCACCACCATCAAACGACCACAAGCCGCCGAG gatGATCACATTATCATCGAGGAGCCTCAGGAAAACGATATCTTTGATTATACAAACATGCCCCCTCTCGTTAATTTCACATCGCCTCTACTCGTATCCCAAACCGATCCaccatttatttatcaatacgTAGGGAatcagataaaaataataaaattattaagtaactaTCCCCAGaatattgattttaataatCAAAATGATAATTCAGATAATCGGGACCAAAAAGAAGCCTGTGAGGAAAATTCGCCatctttaaaagaaataaataaaatgcccAATGATACTTCTAAAACAGATGTAAATTTAACTGATAAAGATATTCATACAGACATTCCCGTCAAAATTCAAAGCAAAGACaatgattataaaaatatcactgAATCTAAAAATACTGAGTCCTCAAAAGATAATGAGAGCGGTATAAGTTTGGAGGAAAGATGTACACCTGAAATCAAATCTAATTCTACTGAAATTAACGATCAACATCAAAGCAAatctgatgataataatattacagaaGAATTTATTGACGCTACTTTagagaataataataaaccaGAAACGAACGTTTTATATAACATTGTAAATGATAACAGCGAAAGCAAATCTATTGACAGTAATATCACGGAAGAATTTAACGATGCAACTACTCGAGATATAACTATGGATATATCAGTAACAAATGATTACGATTCTGCAGAAAGCGATAGTGAAGGTTCTTTTGGTACTCCAGTTTCTACCCCTAAAAGCGGCAGAAAGGCAAATAAGGGCAAGTATGGTAAGAATAAAGCACCACCACCCCCACTGAAACCAGATGAAACCATACCGCAAAATTCGAATGATGACAAAGCTATTAGTTTAGACAATTTGCATAATTTAGTTGCTAGCAATGAAGATCAGATTCAAAATATTACCAAAAGTGaaaaacaagaaataaatacggattctgtaaattttactaacgCACAAGGCGCTTTCGTCATCGTTAACGAAATGTCAGAAGTTTGTATCGAACAAAAAAATTTAGACCCTGTATCTGTAAACGATCCTagacaaaaatctaaatcaccgATGAGACATTCTAAAGGTAGTTCAGCTTTTGGAAAATTACTACAACTACCGGGGAAGTTGGCGTTTTGGCATAAAACTGACGACAAAAATACTGATAATGATAACGTGTCAGATGCATCAGATGCAAGTAGAAAATCTTCTTTAGAAAATATTACAGATGTCTTTCAGAGCTGTTCTAACCTGAATTTGACTTCAAGTAACGAATCATTAATTCAAATAACTGAAGTACTCGATAAAGGAGATAATTCATGTGGAGACAATATATCTAACGACATTTCCTTGAAAAGTGATGCTTTGCAGAAAGTTATTGATGCTAAATTAGAAGAAATTCATCCTGAGTATAAATTCGTTCCTTTACATGACGAAATACCGACTACGTCAAAAAGTACAGATGTTTAA
- the LOC123870213 gene encoding uncharacterized protein LOC123870213 isoform X2 — MEAGRARNRDDNPGLRTPSLGLTSVRHIVTKLEAEYARSVATNSIGNEIVRYKADEDNDYYTFPFDSKVHVFNRFVVNLLAALSKCIPSVTFANFGFIAVTTGLFAPRMISYLVLYPFCRLVFGTLYPAYASYKAVRTKNLKEYVKWMMYWIVFALFTCTETFTDVFLSWFPFYYEVKIVLVLWLLSPATKGSSILYRKFVHPALCRREQEIDEYIAKAKDQGYHTVLNLGTKGVNYATTVIMQTAIKNFNLPGPVQDNEGRRVIQSRDVTDYPDYEDIEYQNTDNLPGIVEIVELDHESDDNLRVGDGDVNDPDYIPDYTSARSRGDVVRKRKPAKEKRPRSRSRGRRTRSQAATDKDKVTGGGGLVQQLRKSYSLSDLSECEPREERGSDEADDVLAEPRLIRRAVKSGYATRRSASESNNRSPIYFPEVDVDVRNTRSRMDEPDFSHIKSTEDISSGYSSAENSASLTRTASVGASRSRARTTRTTVTTIKRPQAAEDDHIIIEEPQENDIFDYTNMPPLVNFTSPLLVSQTDPPFIYQYVGNQIKIIKLLSNYPQNIDFNNQNDNSDNRDQKEACEENSPSLKEINKMPNDTSKTDVNLTDKDIHTDIPVKIQSKDNDYKNITESKNTESSKDNESGISLEERCTPEIKSNSTEINDQHQSKSDDNNITEEFIDATLENNNKPETNVLYNIVNDNSESKSIDSNITEEFNDATTRDITMDISVTNDYDSAESDSEGSFGTPVSTPKSGRKANKGKYGKNKAPPPPLKPDETIPQNSNDDKAISLDNLHNLVASNEDQIQNITKSEKQEINTDSVNFTNAQGAFVIVNEMSEVCIEQKNLDPVSVNDPRQKSKSPMRHSKGSSAFGKLLQLPGKLAFWHKTDDKNTDNDNVSDASDASRKSSLENITDVFQSCSNLNLTSSNESLIQITEVLDKGDNSCGDNISNDISLKSDALQKVIDAKLEEIHPEYKFVPLHDEIPTTSKSTDV; from the exons ATGGAGGCAGGTCGCGCGCGTAACCGTGACGACAACCCCGGTTTACGGACTCCGAGCCTCGGGCTGACCAGCGTTCGGCACATTGTCACTAAACTCGAGGCTGAATACGCTCGCTCCGTAGCGACCAACTCTATCGGAAATGAAATAGTCAGATACAAAGCCGATGAAGATAACGATTACTATACCTTCCCTTTCGACTCGAAAGTGCACGTGTTTAATAGATTCGTTGTCAACTTGTTAGCGGCACTGAGCAAATGCATACCTAGTGTTACGTTCGCAAATTTCGGTTTCATCGCCGTGACAACGGGCTTGTTTGCTCCGAGGATGATATCTTACTTGGTCCTATATCCGTTTTGCAGATTGGTATTTGGAACTCTCTACCCGGCGTATGCTTCATATAAAGCTGTGCGGACGAAGAATCTAAAAGAATAC GTAAAATGGATGATGTACTGGATCGTATTCGCCCTGTTCACATGCACGGAGACCTTCACAGACGTGTTTCTCTCGTGGTTCCCTTTCTACTACGAAGTGAAGATAGTGCTGGTACTGTGGCTCCTGTCCCCGGCCACGAAGGGATCCTCGATTCTCTACAGAAAGTTTGTTCATCCCGCGCTCTGCAGGAGAGAACAG GAGATCGATGAGTACATAGCGAAGGCCAAAGACCAGGGTTACCACACTGTGCTCAATTTGGGCACCAAAGGCGTCAACTATGCCACTACCGTTATCATGCAGACGGCGATTAAA AACTTCAATCTGCCGGGTCCCGTGCAAGACAATGAGGGTAGACGGGTGATACAGAGTCGCGACGTCACTGACTATCCCGATTACGAAGATATCGAGTATCAGAACACGGACAATTTGCCTGGCATCGTGGAAATAGTCGAGCTCGACCACGAGAGCGACGACAACTTACGCGTGGGCGACGGAGATGTCAACGATCCCGATTACATTCCAGATTATACGTCAGCTCGCAGTCGCGGCGACGTTGTACGTAAACGCAAACCCGCCAAAGAGAAACGCCCTAGAAGCAGATCTAGAGGGCGTCGCACTCGAAGCCAGGCGGCTACGGACAAAGACAAAGTTACG GGCGGCGGTGGTCTAGTACAGCAGTTGCGCAAGAGCTACAGTCTGTCCGACCTGAGCGAGTGCGAGCCGCGGGAAGAGCGCGGCTCCGACGAGGCCGACGACGTACTCGCCGAGCCGAGGCTTATCCGGCGAGCTGTCAAGAG CGGATACGCGACTCGGAGGAGTGCGTCGGAGTCCAACAACCGCTCGCCCATTTACTTCCCAGAAGTGGACGTGGACGTGCGCAACACGCGCAGTCGCATGGACGAACCTGACTTTAG tCATATAAAATCAACGGAGGACATAAGCTCGGGCTACTCGAGTGCAGAGAACTCTGCCTCGCTCACGCGCACTGCGTCAGTCGGTGCGTCTCGCTCTCGCGCGCGCACCACTCGTACCACCGTCACCACCATCAAACGACCACAAGCCGCCGAG gatGATCACATTATCATCGAGGAGCCTCAGGAAAACGATATCTTTGATTATACAAACATGCCCCCTCTCGTTAATTTCACATCGCCTCTACTCGTATCCCAAACCGATCCaccatttatttatcaatacgTAGGGAatcagataaaaataataaaattattaagtaactaTCCCCAGaatattgattttaataatCAAAATGATAATTCAGATAATCGGGACCAAAAAGAAGCCTGTGAGGAAAATTCGCCatctttaaaagaaataaataaaatgcccAATGATACTTCTAAAACAGATGTAAATTTAACTGATAAAGATATTCATACAGACATTCCCGTCAAAATTCAAAGCAAAGACaatgattataaaaatatcactgAATCTAAAAATACTGAGTCCTCAAAAGATAATGAGAGCGGTATAAGTTTGGAGGAAAGATGTACACCTGAAATCAAATCTAATTCTACTGAAATTAACGATCAACATCAAAGCAAatctgatgataataatattacagaaGAATTTATTGACGCTACTTTagagaataataataaaccaGAAACGAACGTTTTATATAACATTGTAAATGATAACAGCGAAAGCAAATCTATTGACAGTAATATCACGGAAGAATTTAACGATGCAACTACTCGAGATATAACTATGGATATATCAGTAACAAATGATTACGATTCTGCAGAAAGCGATAGTGAAGGTTCTTTTGGTACTCCAGTTTCTACCCCTAAAAGCGGCAGAAAGGCAAATAAGGGCAAGTATGGTAAGAATAAAGCACCACCACCCCCACTGAAACCAGATGAAACCATACCGCAAAATTCGAATGATGACAAAGCTATTAGTTTAGACAATTTGCATAATTTAGTTGCTAGCAATGAAGATCAGATTCAAAATATTACCAAAAGTGaaaaacaagaaataaatacggattctgtaaattttactaacgCACAAGGCGCTTTCGTCATCGTTAACGAAATGTCAGAAGTTTGTATCGAACAAAAAAATTTAGACCCTGTATCTGTAAACGATCCTagacaaaaatctaaatcaccgATGAGACATTCTAAAGGTAGTTCAGCTTTTGGAAAATTACTACAACTACCGGGGAAGTTGGCGTTTTGGCATAAAACTGACGACAAAAATACTGATAATGATAACGTGTCAGATGCATCAGATGCAAGTAGAAAATCTTCTTTAGAAAATATTACAGATGTCTTTCAGAGCTGTTCTAACCTGAATTTGACTTCAAGTAACGAATCATTAATTCAAATAACTGAAGTACTCGATAAAGGAGATAATTCATGTGGAGACAATATATCTAACGACATTTCCTTGAAAAGTGATGCTTTGCAGAAAGTTATTGATGCTAAATTAGAAGAAATTCATCCTGAGTATAAATTCGTTCCTTTACATGACGAAATACCGACTACGTCAAAAAGTACAGATGTTTAA
- the LOC123870216 gene encoding protein DPCD has protein sequence MYKNSIWYKSLLNAEKTCLKEDKIKKIHYKFDDGNEMVEEYNVDTRVLLRRAWKTKGKLGGEGKWSVEIGDPIPEGAPNSDALDIMESKDQPALLKRNTRINIEWRIRNLPYPIETYSIKANNEEKLIIISTTNKKYYKKLEVPELARLGMPIEQENIQATHKYNTLIITYKKPQQILDMEKEWYEELNSVNPIKDMPSECKTQ, from the exons ATGTATAAAAACAGTATATGGTACAAATCTTTACTCAATGCTGAGAAAACATGTTTGAaggaagataaaattaaaaagattcattataagtttgacgatgGCAATGAAATGGTAGAGGAATATAATGTAGACACTCGGGTGCTCTTAAGGCGAGCTTGGAAAACGAAAGGAAAGCTTGGAGGTGAAGGCAAATGGTCAGTGGAGATAGGGGACCCTATTCCTGAAGGTGCTCCGAATTCTGATGCTCTAGACATTATGGAGAGTAAAGATCAA CCCGCTTTATTGAAAAGGAACACAAGAATCAACATAGAGTGGAGAATACGCAACCTTCCTTATCCAATAGAAACATATTCTATCAAAGCCAACAACGAAGAGAAGCTCATCATCATTAGTACTACTAATAAGAAGTACTATAAAAAGCTGGAAGTCCCAGAGTTGGCAAGGCTTGGCATGCCAATAGAGCAGGAGAACATACAGGCAACACACAAGTATAATACACTTATTATAACA TATAAAAAGCCACAGCAAATACTAGACATGGAGAAGGAATGGTATGAAGAACTTAATAGTGTGAACCCAATTAAGGACATGCCAAGCGAATGTAAAACACAATAG
- the LOC123870217 gene encoding nucleolar protein 16: MKIKKQHRKKKFLHKLNRKRMHLKQKNTGEVRCKVMKEAWNPKKTTSRNLRDMGLASDPNKAISIPSFKEEKLRKALAIVNNAESDLEEEQEVVVPRPAPKIRVAEQLEQEAKAPRERRFMLPKGQVEFITYLLDKYGHDYKAMERDKKNYYQETWKQLRAKIKKFMGIPKQYGEYLKARGLLEKEEDEEELKKQAKALVMDD; this comes from the exons atgaaaattaaaaagcagCATCGTAAGAAAAAGTTCCTCCATAAACTTAACAGGAAAAGAATGcacctaaaacaaaaaaatactggCGAAGTCAGAtg TAAAGTAATGAAGGAAGCATGGAACCCCAAAAAGACGACATCCCGCAATCTTCGCGATATGGGGCTTGCAAGCGATCCAAATAAAGCTATAAGCATTCCTAGTTTTAAAGAAGAGAAGTTAAGAAAGGCCTTAGCGATAGTAAATAATGCTGAATCTGACTTGGAGGAGGAGCAGGAGGTAGTAGTTCCGAGACCTGCCCCTAAAATAAGAGTAGCTGAGCAGTTAGAACAGGAAGCCAAGGCACCCAGAGAACGGAGGTTTat gctACCAAAAGGACAAGTTGAGTTTATAACATACTTACTAGACAAATATGGCCATGATTACAAAGCCATGGAGAGAGACAAGAAAAATTACTATCAAGAAACATGGAAACAACTGAgagcaaaaattaaaaagtttatggGCATACCTAAGCAATATGGTGAATATCTCAAAGCTAGAGGATTATTAGAGAAAGAAGAAGATGAGGaagaattgaaaaaacaagCGAAAGCTTTAGTTATGGATGACTGA
- the LOC123870214 gene encoding testis-expressed protein 10 homolog: MHKTGATRYQKFQKAEKAKTKLKGKKDKELPKGTNVTKTNFKVKKIVIKEQLKKHGLSEALSNRKLNIKELLSRLNHFNTNSRTDALDGLRELITSHPEVLEQSLGQLIHGVTSLILNIEKVVRQGVLKVIHLILSNVPSEKVEPFFDIMSTYLRSAMTHIDSRIQEDSLLFLDILLLCAPSRVAQDFHRIIPNFLDMISKLRVDSKPGRTLTINLNNQNTSAKWRVKVFQRLQEFLQKYAAYKNINNVEKITTSKITVFDANKFNHYPLFNPIYISNCTISCFSGKSSDNELQIDEIEKFNEYTETLVPLLFETWLEACPTNKSETDFETVISEESGLLLKHILQTLTLLKDILKYFNTKCPSSHVEKLLLQKYKASFSQHFMSTFPYVTNTRSRQVSRTDTTGMETTDPKLVAENLELCHLFIAFNPHVNIKNQSREINVVLGYIEKTFNQNSDIRINGIVINLLNTLFSHEITGWTRTISVLDTLFRKMIWIYFNKSMSDSMKQDLFALLCKVTLNAKLSHFHSSDAFNMWLTSLPDILLSEKLTVQTVNIIHKFAVTRNDIFNSILKSKLLAVITNLPKIVIIDSDGDPGSYHRLLSIFYWIKVWDTDSLNLLENQLMENVYKPDHVKYIFDTLRLRSGGIL; the protein is encoded by the exons atgcaTAAAACCGGCGCTACACGTTATCAAAAATTCCAGAAAGCTGAAAAGGCTAAAACTAAATTGAAGGGGAAAAAAGATAAAGAATTACCTAAAGGTACTAACGtcacaaaaacaaattttaaagtGAAGAAGATTGTTATTAAAGAACAGCTGAAGAAACATGGACTATCAGAAGCCTTGTCTAACAGAAAACTTAATATCAAGGAGCTTTTATCACGGCTTAATCATTTTAATACTAACTCACGGACCGACGCTCTCGATGGTTTAAGAGAGCTCATAACTTCGCACCCTGAAGTTCTGGAGCAGAGTTTAGGACAACTTATTCATGGAGTTACCTCATTGattctaaatatagaaaaagTG GTTAGGCAAGGTGTATTGAAAGTCATCCATTTAATACTTTCAAATGTACCTTCAGAAAAAGTTGAACCCTTTTTTGATATTATGTCCACATATTTGAGGAGTGCTATGACACACATTGACTCAAGAATTCAAGAAGACTCGCTGTTATTCCTTGATATACTTCTATTGTGTGCTCCATCTAGAGTTGCCCAAGATTTTCACAGAATCATACCAAACTTTTTGGATATGATATCTAAGTTAAGAGTTGACTCTAAGCCAGGTAGAACCttaactattaatttaaataaccaAAATACAAGTGCTAAGTGGAGAGTGAAAGTATTTCAAAGATTACaagaatttttacaaaaatatgctgcttataaaaatattaataatgtagaaaaaattactACAAGTAAAATCACTGTTTTCGATGCAAATAAGTTTAATCATTATCCTTTATTCAATCCAATTTATATATCAAACTGCACAATCTCATGTTTTAGTGGCAAAAGTTCTGATAATGAACTCCAAATTGATGAAATAGAAAAATTTAATGAGTACACTGAAACTCTTGTGCCATTACTTTTTGAAACTTGGCTTGAAGCATGCCCCACTAATAAATCGGAGACAGATTTCGAAACAGTTATTAGTGAAGAGTCGGGCCTGTTATTAAAGCATATCCTGCAAACTCTAACATTACTAAAGGATATTTTAAAGTACTTCAATACAAAGTGTCCCAGTTCTCATGTAGAGAAATTGCTACTGCAGAAGTATAAGGCATCTTTTAGCCAACATTTCATGTCAACATTCCCATATGTTACAAATACAAGATCAAGGCAAGTGAGCAGAACTGATACAACTGGAATGGAAACAACAGATCCTAAATTAGTAGCAGAAAACTTAGAACTATGTCACCTTTTCATTGCATTTAATCCCCATGTCAATATAAAGAACCAGAGTCGTGAGATTAATGTCGTACTAGGATACATAGAAAAGACTTTCAATCAGAATAGTGACATTAGAATAAATGGTATAGTAATTAACTTATTGAATACACTATTCAGTCATGAGATAACTGGATGGACAAGAACAATATCTGTTTTGGATACCTTGTTTAGAAAAATGATCTGGATCTATTTTAACAAGAGCATGTCAGACTCAATGAAGCAAGACCTCTTTGCATTACTGTGCAAGGTAACACTCAATGCGAAACTATCCCACTTCCACTCTAGCGATGCTTTTAATATGTGGCTTACAAGCTTACCTGATATATTATTGAGTGAAAAATTAACAGTCCAAACGGTTAATATCATACACAAGTTTGCAGTTACCCGCAATGATATTTTCAATTCAATCTTAAAATCGAAATTACTTGCAGTTATAACAAACCTcccaaaaattgtaataatagaTTCAGATGGTGACCCAGGTAGTTATCATAGACTTTTATCTATATTTTACTGGATAAAAGTTTGGGATACAGACTCTTTGAATTTATTAGAAAACCAATTAATGGAAAATGTGTATAAGCCAGATCATGTAAAGTATATATTCGACACATTGAGATTAAGAAGTGGAGGTATTTTGTaa